DNA sequence from the Antarctobacter heliothermus genome:
CGGGCACCATTCGGGACGCGGTTCAAACGCGACAGGCAAGGCAATGTGCCTGTGCTTTGGGTCAACAAGACTGAAAGCGGCCCGCTGATCTTGTACCTGCATGGCGGGGCGTTCGTGATGGGCTCTCCCGATACGCACAAGGCAATGATGGGGTATTTGTCGCGCGCCGCCGGTCTGTCGATCTGCCTGCCGGACTACAGGCTGGCGCCAGAGCACCCTTTTCCCGCCGGACTTGACGATGCACTGTCCTGCTATGGCGCGGTCATGGACCGTCCCGGCGGCGTGGTGCTGGGCGGCGACAGTGCGGGTGGCGCAATGGCGCTTGCGCTATTGGCAGAGATCTTGCGGCTGGGCCTACCGATGCCACTGGGGGTATTTGCCTTTTCACCTCTGACCGACATGGGGTTTTCGGGCGACAGCGTGCAGTGCAACGCCGAGGCGGATGTGATGCTGCCGGTGTCGCGGGCCCAGGATACGGCGATGCTATATCTGTCGGACCATGACCCGCGCGATCCGCGTGCCTCACCGCTATACGCGGATTTCGCGGGCGCGGGGCCGGTCTGGATGACCGTCGGTGATACGGAATTCCTGCTGGACGACACGCGTCGCATGACATCGCGGCTGCGTGCGCAGGGCGTCGCGGTGACCGAAGTTGTCGCGCATGATCTGCCGCATGTCTGGCCGATGTTTCACAACATTTTGCCCG
Encoded proteins:
- a CDS encoding alpha/beta hydrolase, which codes for MRPVLNRWLRWAEKPHLAREQDPLALRKAFERKARFFFRAPFGTRFKRDRQGNVPVLWVNKTESGPLILYLHGGAFVMGSPDTHKAMMGYLSRAAGLSICLPDYRLAPEHPFPAGLDDALSCYGAVMDRPGGVVLGGDSAGGAMALALLAEILRLGLPMPLGVFAFSPLTDMGFSGDSVQCNAEADVMLPVSRAQDTAMLYLSDHDPRDPRASPLYADFAGAGPVWMTVGDTEFLLDDTRRMTSRLRAQGVAVTEVVAHDLPHVWPMFHNILPEGRATLRAVAGWINSLSRSEGDS